One Clostridium estertheticum DNA segment encodes these proteins:
- a CDS encoding class II aldolase/adducin family protein, with protein sequence MVAEYEIKKFMCEIGKRVYNNGFVAANDGNFSVRISQNEILTTPTGVSKGYMTPDMICKVNMKGEIIQATGNYKPSSELKMHIRVYEERPDVKSVVHAHPPYGTSFAIAGIPLTKQIMPEATIFLGCIPIAEYGTPSTHEIPDAISKYLQSYDAILLENHGALTYGGDLLAAYFKMESLEFYAKLMYHSIMLGGPKELSNSQVKDLLDLRERFQVPGKHPGKLCLNNSCTNKEVCASKTGAGKDSKCDCKENKVESNKVESNDMSALVAEITKRVLNELNK encoded by the coding sequence ATGGTTGCAGAATATGAAATTAAAAAGTTTATGTGTGAAATAGGTAAACGAGTTTACAACAATGGTTTTGTAGCAGCAAATGACGGTAATTTTTCAGTAAGAATAAGTCAAAATGAAATACTAACTACTCCTACAGGAGTAAGTAAAGGGTATATGACTCCAGACATGATTTGTAAAGTTAACATGAAGGGTGAAATAATTCAAGCAACAGGAAATTATAAACCATCTTCAGAACTTAAAATGCATATAAGAGTTTATGAGGAAAGACCAGACGTAAAATCAGTTGTACATGCTCATCCGCCTTATGGTACAAGCTTTGCAATAGCAGGTATTCCATTAACAAAGCAGATAATGCCTGAAGCTACAATATTTTTAGGATGCATTCCAATAGCTGAATATGGTACTCCATCTACACATGAAATTCCAGATGCCATTTCAAAATATCTTCAAAGCTATGATGCAATACTATTAGAAAATCATGGAGCACTTACTTATGGTGGAGATTTATTGGCAGCATATTTTAAAATGGAATCTTTAGAATTCTATGCAAAATTAATGTATCATTCAATTATGCTTGGTGGACCAAAAGAATTAAGTAATTCACAAGTAAAGGATTTATTAGACCTAAGAGAGAGATTCCAAGTTCCAGGAAAACACCCAGGTAAATTATGTCTAAATAATTCTTGTACAAATAAAGAGGTTTGTGCTTCAAAAACAGGAGCAGGTAAAGATTCAAAATGTGATTGCAAAGAAAATAAAGTAGAATCAAATAAAGTAGAGTCAAATGACATGTCCGCACTAGTGGCAGAAATTACCAAAAGAGTTCTTAATGAATTAAACAAGTAA
- a CDS encoding DeoR/GlpR family DNA-binding transcription regulator — protein sequence MLAIERRRKIISLLEERNSVLVPELSKIFKVTEETVRRDLEKLEGEGFLKRTYGGAVINDSINAELPLKIREVTNIEGKRAIGIKVAEYIKDGDTIMVDSSTTALQVAERIKDKRKITVITNSVKVVSELSSARDCKVISTGGTLRESSMSFVGHLTEDSIRNFNVDIAIICCKGLDTEKGITESNDMEAEVKKAMITSADRTFLVVDYTKFNKISFIKMLKIENIDMIFTDKKLSEEWEQFIANKNVELVYC from the coding sequence ATGTTGGCAATAGAAAGAAGAAGAAAAATAATAAGTTTGCTGGAAGAAAGAAATAGTGTACTAGTTCCAGAACTAAGTAAAATTTTTAAAGTAACTGAAGAAACTGTGAGACGTGATCTTGAGAAGCTTGAAGGGGAGGGTTTTTTAAAAAGAACATATGGTGGAGCAGTTATTAATGATAGCATAAATGCGGAGCTTCCTTTAAAAATAAGAGAGGTTACAAATATTGAAGGCAAAAGAGCTATTGGAATTAAGGTGGCGGAATATATAAAAGATGGGGATACTATTATGGTTGATTCCAGCACAACTGCACTTCAGGTAGCAGAGAGAATTAAGGATAAGAGGAAAATAACTGTAATAACTAATTCTGTAAAGGTAGTTTCTGAGCTTTCCAGCGCAAGGGATTGCAAAGTAATTTCAACAGGAGGAACTCTAAGGGAAAGTTCTATGTCTTTTGTAGGGCACCTAACAGAGGATTCCATACGGAATTTTAATGTGGATATAGCTATAATTTGCTGTAAAGGGTTAGATACAGAAAAAGGAATAACTGAATCAAATGACATGGAGGCAGAAGTTAAAAAAGCTATGATTACCTCTGCAGATAGGACTTTCCTTGTGGTGGATTACACGAAATTTAATAAAATATCTTTTATTAAAATGCTTAAGATAGAAAATATAGATATGATTTTTACTGATAAAAAACTTTCGGAAGAATGGGAACAATTTATAGCTAATAAAAATGTAGAATTAGTGTATTGCTAA
- a CDS encoding diol dehydratase small subunit, with translation MIKYPLSENMPPELIKSKTGKSLADINISNILDGKITADDIKISKETLIMQGKFASEAGRPQLNDNFVRASELIEVPDAELLEIYEKLRPNRSTKSELLEIARKLKEEYAATHCCKLVLDAMEVYEKRGLLK, from the coding sequence ATGATAAAATATCCACTATCGGAAAATATGCCTCCTGAACTAATAAAATCTAAGACAGGAAAATCTTTAGCTGATATTAATATAAGCAATATATTAGATGGAAAAATAACTGCAGATGATATAAAAATTTCTAAAGAGACCCTAATAATGCAAGGGAAATTTGCTAGCGAAGCTGGAAGGCCTCAGTTAAATGATAACTTTGTAAGAGCTTCAGAGCTTATAGAAGTTCCAGATGCTGAACTACTAGAAATATACGAAAAACTAAGACCTAATAGATCCACTAAAAGTGAGCTTTTAGAAATTGCCAGAAAGCTTAAAGAAGAATATGCTGCAACTCATTGCTGCAAATTAGTGCTAGACGCTATGGAAGTTTATGAAAAAAGAGGTCTTTTAAAATGA
- a CDS encoding cob(I)yrinic acid a,c-diamide adenosyltransferase — protein sequence MSITTKNGDKGYTNLLNEKMVIKSDPRVKLLGEIDELSSYLGLLKSEIDDDKIKDEINNIQGNISNVMAQVAAGNHDKYYLAVDNLIEIEKLISKYEGMSIPQNKFIIPGDNRVSAITDICRAITRKVERQLIYVDSTNKIEENSKKYFNRLSDYLYAVARYIDFKDEITKKVKESLKVELIIDGKEKVLNLEAAKKLLGQIEIKATNIGLPVVIAIANQWGTIIAVHFMDGALPGSYDIAVNKAYTSAIFRLGTLKLGQMSKVGQTLQGINDTNSRIVIFGGGYPLMINNKVVGSVGVSGGNGEQDDEIALFGTSLMEKLN from the coding sequence ATGAGTATCACTACAAAAAACGGTGATAAGGGTTATACAAACCTTTTAAATGAAAAAATGGTAATTAAAAGTGATCCTAGGGTAAAGCTTCTTGGTGAAATAGACGAACTTTCTAGTTATTTGGGATTACTTAAGAGTGAAATAGATGATGATAAAATAAAAGATGAGATAAATAATATACAAGGGAATATAAGTAATGTAATGGCACAGGTTGCCGCGGGAAACCATGATAAATATTACTTAGCAGTGGATAATTTAATAGAGATTGAAAAGTTAATAAGCAAGTATGAAGGTATGTCTATTCCACAAAATAAGTTCATTATTCCTGGAGACAATAGAGTTTCCGCTATTACTGACATATGTCGTGCTATAACTAGAAAAGTTGAGAGGCAGTTAATCTATGTTGATTCCACAAACAAAATAGAAGAAAATAGTAAAAAATACTTTAACCGCTTATCAGATTATCTGTATGCAGTAGCTAGATATATAGATTTTAAAGATGAAATTACTAAGAAAGTAAAAGAATCTTTAAAGGTGGAACTTATAATAGATGGAAAAGAAAAGGTTTTGAATCTTGAAGCAGCTAAAAAACTGCTAGGTCAAATTGAAATTAAGGCAACAAATATTGGTTTACCTGTAGTTATAGCCATAGCAAACCAGTGGGGCACTATAATAGCAGTACATTTTATGGATGGAGCCCTTCCAGGAAGCTATGATATAGCTGTTAACAAAGCATACACCTCAGCTATATTTAGACTAGGTACTTTAAAACTAGGACAAATGTCTAAAGTCGGGCAAACACTGCAAGGTATTAATGATACAAATAGCAGAATTGTTATATTTGGAGGAGGATATCCTCTGATGATTAATAATAAGGTTGTAGGTTCTGTAGGTGTAAGCGGTGGAAATGGCGAACAAGATGATGAAATTGCTCTATTTGGAACAAGTCTTATGGAAAAATTGAATTAA
- a CDS encoding propanediol/glycerol family dehydratase large subunit — protein MKRSKRFEMLEKRPINQDSFMNEWPEKGFTAMESPYDPKPSIKIENGIIVEMDGKRRSEFDFIDSFIADYAININQVSQSMEIDNLTIARMLVDIHVSRESIIKIFSGLSPSKIIKILGELNVVEMMMAMQKIRARKTPANQAHITNLRDNPVQIAADAAEGALRGFREEETTVGVARYAPFNAIALLIGSQIGKPGVLTQCAVEEATELELGMRGFTTYAETISVYGTESVFIDGDDTPYSKAFLASAYASRGLKTRFTSGTGSEVLMGNAENKSMLYLETRCLMVTKGAGVQGIQNGAVSCIGITSSVPSGIRAILAENLIASLLDLEVASSNDQTFTHSDIRRTARTMMQFLPGTDFIFSGYSGVPNYDNMFAGSNFDAEDFDDYNVLQRDLMIDGGLRPVKEEEVINVRYKAAKVLQALFSELGLSKITDEEVEAAAYAHGSKDMPARNELEDFEAIEDLMGRGLTGIDIVKALVKTNYEDVADSILSMLKQRISGDYLQTSAILDDKFNVNSAVNNANDYQGPGTGYRVQGERWEEIKNIPNIINPDDI, from the coding sequence ATGAAAAGGTCTAAACGGTTTGAAATGTTAGAAAAAAGGCCAATTAATCAAGATAGCTTTATGAATGAATGGCCTGAAAAAGGATTCACAGCTATGGAAAGTCCATATGACCCTAAACCATCCATTAAGATAGAAAACGGTATTATAGTTGAGATGGATGGAAAAAGAAGAAGTGAGTTTGATTTTATAGATTCATTTATAGCAGACTATGCTATAAATATAAATCAGGTAAGCCAGTCTATGGAAATAGACAACTTAACTATAGCAAGGATGCTAGTAGATATCCATGTAAGTAGAGAAAGTATTATAAAGATATTTTCAGGGTTATCTCCATCTAAAATTATCAAAATATTAGGTGAACTTAATGTGGTAGAAATGATGATGGCTATGCAGAAAATTAGAGCTAGAAAGACCCCGGCTAATCAAGCCCATATCACTAACTTAAGGGATAATCCAGTGCAGATAGCGGCGGATGCTGCGGAAGGCGCACTAAGAGGTTTTAGAGAGGAAGAAACTACTGTAGGTGTTGCTCGGTATGCTCCATTTAATGCTATCGCACTTTTAATTGGTTCCCAAATAGGGAAACCAGGAGTTTTAACACAGTGCGCAGTGGAAGAAGCAACAGAATTAGAATTAGGCATGAGAGGTTTTACCACCTATGCTGAAACTATATCTGTATATGGAACTGAAAGTGTATTCATTGACGGGGATGATACCCCTTATTCAAAAGCCTTTTTAGCTTCAGCTTATGCATCTCGTGGGCTTAAAACAAGATTTACTTCTGGTACGGGATCAGAAGTCCTTATGGGAAATGCAGAAAATAAATCTATGTTATATCTAGAAACTAGATGTCTTATGGTAACAAAGGGTGCTGGTGTTCAAGGTATACAAAATGGAGCAGTTAGCTGCATTGGAATTACCTCCTCTGTTCCATCTGGAATAAGAGCCATACTTGCAGAAAATCTTATAGCTTCATTATTGGATTTAGAGGTTGCGTCTAGTAATGATCAGACATTTACACATTCAGATATAAGAAGAACCGCAAGGACAATGATGCAATTTCTTCCTGGAACAGATTTTATTTTTTCAGGATACAGTGGTGTACCTAATTATGACAATATGTTTGCAGGTTCAAATTTTGATGCAGAGGATTTTGATGATTACAATGTGCTTCAAAGGGACTTAATGATAGATGGCGGACTAAGGCCAGTTAAAGAAGAAGAAGTGATAAATGTTAGATATAAAGCAGCTAAGGTTCTTCAAGCTCTTTTTAGTGAACTGGGTTTAAGTAAAATAACAGATGAAGAGGTTGAAGCAGCAGCTTATGCACACGGAAGTAAAGATATGCCTGCTAGAAATGAATTAGAAGATTTTGAAGCTATTGAAGATCTTATGGGTAGAGGACTTACTGGAATCGACATTGTGAAAGCTCTTGTGAAAACTAATTATGAAGATGTAGCGGATAGTATTTTAAGTATGTTAAAGCAGCGAATATCAGGAGATTATCTTCAGACTTCTGCAATACTCGATGATAAATTTAATGTTAATAGCGCAGTCAACAACGCTAATGATTATCAGGGACCTGGTACTGGCTATAGGGTACAAGGTGAAAGATGGGAAGAAATTAAAAATATACCAAACATCATTAACCCTGATGATATATAA
- a CDS encoding propanediol/glycerol family dehydratase medium subunit — protein sequence MDLNEKLIEQITRIVVEQLKQNKKPTKISSVEMIDGYVETGIAVKGRNPKEVVIGVGPCFGKFVRNTIAGISHVEVLKQLLAGIEEEGMKPRVVRVVKTSDVAFIGKEAAMLSGSGISVGIQSKGTTLIHQKDLYPLTNLELFPQAPLITLEMYRAIGKNAAKYAKGVSVIPIPVQSDFMSRPKYQVKAAIMHIKETEHVIKNGNSIEIEREEL from the coding sequence ATGGATTTAAATGAAAAACTAATAGAACAAATAACAAGAATTGTAGTGGAGCAGTTAAAACAAAATAAAAAACCTACAAAAATTAGTAGTGTGGAAATGATAGATGGCTATGTGGAAACGGGAATTGCGGTTAAAGGCAGAAATCCTAAAGAGGTGGTTATAGGGGTTGGTCCTTGCTTTGGTAAATTTGTAAGGAATACAATTGCGGGAATTAGCCATGTGGAAGTTTTAAAGCAGCTACTTGCTGGAATTGAAGAAGAAGGTATGAAGCCCAGGGTTGTAAGAGTTGTTAAAACCTCTGATGTAGCATTTATAGGAAAAGAAGCAGCAATGCTAAGTGGGTCTGGAATAAGTGTAGGAATACAATCTAAGGGAACAACGCTAATTCATCAAAAGGATTTATATCCCTTAACAAATTTAGAGCTTTTTCCTCAAGCACCTCTAATTACATTAGAAATGTATAGGGCTATAGGTAAAAATGCAGCAAAATATGCAAAAGGAGTGTCAGTTATTCCTATTCCTGTACAAAGTGATTTTATGTCAAGGCCTAAGTATCAGGTAAAGGCTGCAATAATGCACATAAAAGAAACTGAACATGTTATTAAAAATGGTAACTCAATAGAAATAGAAAGGGAGGAGTTATAA
- a CDS encoding diol dehydratase reactivase subunit alpha, giving the protein MKFFAGVDIGNSTTEVCIASVNEKEEIDILSSSLTTTTGVKGTIKNVEGIITALKVAMDKIGKDLSDLDSIRLNEAAPVIGDTAMETITETIITESTMIGHNPSTPGGTGLGIGELIRIDKLDRMQKEKSYIVVIPESVDYEIAASAINVFTAAGYEIVGAIAQKDEGVLISNRLTKIIPILDEVKYIDKLPLGIKGAVEVADSGFTIHTLSNPYGIASIFNLSADETGQIVPVAKSLVGTRSAVVIKTPKGQVKEKVIPSGSLYIHGATKYQKIDVDAGAVEIMKALAGVSEIKDIEGESGTNIGGMISGVKNVMAELIGTRIQDVKIRDLLAIDTNLPVRVQGGIAGETFMEKAVAVAAMVKADKIPMIKVASVLSEKLGARVNVAGVEAVMASLGALTTPGVKLPLGILDLGGGSTDAAVLDEKGVVKSTHLAGAGELVTMLINSELGLKDRTLAEEIKKNPIAKVESLYHIRMENREVKFFNSPIDSKFFGRLVVLKKEMIPIYADVSLEKIVEVRRSAKKRVFVENALRALKDIAPMNNLRNIPNIVLVGGSALDFEIPEMIMSELSKYKIVAGRGNIRALEGPRNAVATGLILSYISS; this is encoded by the coding sequence ATGAAATTTTTCGCAGGGGTTGATATAGGAAATTCTACTACAGAAGTATGTATTGCCTCTGTAAATGAAAAGGAAGAAATTGATATCCTAAGCAGTAGCCTTACGACAACTACAGGCGTTAAAGGTACTATCAAAAATGTAGAGGGTATTATCACTGCCTTAAAGGTAGCCATGGATAAAATTGGGAAAGACTTATCTGACTTAGATAGTATTAGACTTAATGAAGCAGCCCCAGTAATTGGGGACACTGCCATGGAAACCATTACAGAAACTATAATAACTGAATCTACAATGATTGGGCATAACCCATCAACACCAGGTGGAACTGGCCTTGGAATAGGTGAATTAATTAGAATAGACAAATTAGATAGGATGCAAAAGGAAAAGAGCTATATTGTAGTAATTCCTGAAAGTGTTGATTATGAAATTGCAGCTTCTGCAATAAATGTATTCACGGCCGCTGGCTATGAAATAGTTGGTGCTATAGCTCAAAAAGATGAGGGAGTACTAATTAGTAATAGACTTACTAAAATAATACCAATTTTAGATGAAGTAAAGTATATAGATAAACTTCCACTGGGAATAAAAGGTGCTGTAGAGGTAGCTGATAGTGGCTTTACCATACATACCTTGTCAAACCCCTATGGGATTGCTTCAATCTTTAATCTTTCCGCAGATGAAACAGGTCAAATTGTGCCTGTAGCCAAAAGTCTTGTGGGAACAAGATCGGCTGTAGTAATTAAAACCCCAAAAGGCCAGGTGAAGGAAAAAGTTATACCCTCAGGGTCTCTTTATATTCATGGGGCTACCAAGTATCAAAAAATTGATGTAGATGCAGGAGCCGTGGAAATTATGAAGGCTTTAGCCGGTGTATCAGAAATTAAAGACATTGAAGGTGAGTCTGGTACTAACATTGGAGGCATGATCAGTGGCGTTAAAAATGTTATGGCAGAGCTCATAGGAACTAGAATTCAAGATGTAAAAATAAGAGATTTACTGGCAATAGATACAAATCTTCCAGTTAGAGTACAAGGCGGTATAGCTGGAGAGACCTTTATGGAAAAAGCTGTTGCAGTAGCAGCTATGGTAAAAGCAGATAAAATACCTATGATTAAGGTGGCCAGTGTACTAAGTGAAAAACTAGGAGCAAGGGTTAATGTAGCAGGCGTTGAAGCTGTAATGGCTTCTCTAGGAGCATTGACTACTCCGGGGGTTAAACTTCCACTTGGAATACTAGATTTAGGTGGTGGTTCAACGGATGCGGCAGTGCTTGATGAAAAAGGGGTTGTAAAATCTACACATTTGGCTGGCGCTGGGGAACTGGTAACAATGCTAATTAACTCAGAGCTTGGGTTAAAGGATAGAACACTAGCAGAAGAAATTAAAAAGAATCCCATTGCAAAGGTAGAGAGTTTGTATCATATAAGGATGGAAAATAGGGAAGTGAAATTCTTTAACAGTCCAATAGATTCTAAGTTTTTCGGAAGATTGGTGGTTTTAAAGAAGGAAATGATACCTATATATGCAGATGTTTCTCTAGAGAAAATAGTAGAAGTAAGAAGAAGTGCAAAAAAGAGAGTTTTTGTAGAGAATGCATTGAGAGCCTTAAAAGATATAGCACCAATGAATAATTTAAGAAATATTCCCAATATAGTTTTGGTTGGTGGATCAGCTTTAGATTTTGAAATTCCTGAAATGATTATGAGTGAACTTTCAAAGTATAAAATTGTTGCAGGTAGAGGGAATATAAGGGCCCTAGAAGGACCGAGAAATGCTGTAGCTACAGGGCTGATTCTATCATATATTTCCAGTTAA
- a CDS encoding glycerol dehydratase reactivase beta/small subunit family protein — MKSKSPVIVVFVTKDGECFLKEVLAGIEEEGIPYEVEREQYGSSSELATKAASQSLLETGIGIDEEFASITICKLPRNKPLQCYRCLDNDKLRLVGNNAARIIKGIPLKY, encoded by the coding sequence ATGAAAAGTAAAAGCCCTGTTATAGTGGTTTTTGTTACTAAAGATGGAGAATGCTTTTTAAAAGAAGTATTAGCAGGAATAGAAGAAGAAGGTATTCCTTATGAAGTGGAAAGGGAGCAATATGGCTCATCTAGCGAACTTGCAACGAAAGCTGCTTCTCAGTCACTTTTGGAAACTGGGATAGGTATAGATGAAGAGTTTGCTAGTATAACTATATGTAAGTTACCTAGAAATAAACCACTACAGTGTTATAGATGTTTAGATAATGATAAGCTGAGACTTGTAGGTAATAATGCAGCTAGAATCATTAAAGGGATACCTTTAAAATATTAA